AGTCAGAATTCCGCACCAATCGAAAACCAAGCACTGATTGATATTCATAATGTGCAAGTACATTCCGACCGGCAGATAAGCAGTTCCAAGGATAATCGTTGAAACAACCACCACGTGCTACTTTTGCACCGTATGGCGGTGAGTCTATCCAAGCGTTGCCATC
This portion of the bacterium genome encodes:
- a CDS encoding formylglycine-generating enzyme family protein, whose translation is GRYSGVSHPVGLKRPNPWGLYDMSGNVSEWCEDDWHETYVGAPTDGNAWIDSPPYGAKVARGGCFNDYPWNCLSAGRNVLAHYEYQSVLGFRLVRNSD